A single genomic interval of Juglans regia cultivar Chandler chromosome 1, Walnut 2.0, whole genome shotgun sequence harbors:
- the LOC108995953 gene encoding protein FAR-RED IMPAIRED RESPONSE 1-like codes for MSTTQRSESMNIFFDIYVHSGTTLKEFVDQFDNTLKKKVEVETAADFNSCNQTIPCVSPFHIEKQFQAVYTNAKFKKVQREVWGMICCNCILGTTQGCISTFNVLDEISTDDYVKTVQYIVYYNEKECDIKCTCALFEIMGIICRHVFKVCQMKKIHMLLERYVLDRWRKDLKRKYTLVKSSYDDLRDNADSQRYELVIKRCLKLATRVSPSDDHVNAFMRFLDEFKHNFKGLLLKSGSTKVNESDVVDKCKKILSPNVVRRKWRPPTKRKVPPLEKVATKKKKKQTCRKIFDGEQVGVAEVSAPQVGANVEDVVVKTQYSTVTQQTPSDNYENL; via the exons ATGAGCACTACACAGCGGTCTGAAAGCATGAATATTTTTTTCGACATATATGTGCATTCAGGTACAACGTTGAAAGAATTTGTCGATCAATTTGATAATACTCTGAAGAAGAAGGTGGAAGTGGAGACGGCAGCTGATTTCAATTCGTGCAACCAAACCATCCCATGTGTATCTCCATTCCacattgagaagcaatttcAAGCAGTGTATACAAATGCCAAGTTTAAAAAAGTCCAAAGGGAGGTGTGGGGGATGATTTGTTGTAATTGCATACTTGGCACTACACAGGGTTGTATTTCCACCTTCAATGTATTAGATGAAATTTCCACGGATGACTATGTCAAAACCGTCCAGTACATAGTTTACTATAACGAGAAGGAATGTGATATCAAATGCACGTGTGCACTATTTGAGATAATGGGCATTATTTGTAGGCATGTCTTTAAAGTTTGTCAAATGAAGAAGATTCACATGTTGCTAGAGAGGTACGTCTTGGATCGGTGGAGGAAAGATTTAAAGAGGAAATACACACTTGTCAAAAGTAGCTATGATGACTTGCGGGATAATGCGGACTCACAAAGGTATGAACTTGTGATTAAAAGATGTCTCAAATTAGCGACGCGTGTATCCCCAAGTGATGACCATGTCAATGCATTCATGCGATTTTTGGATGagtttaaacataattttaaaggaTTACTACTTAAGTCCGGTTCAACCAAGGTCAATGAGAGCGACGTCGTGGATaaatgtaagaaaatattaagtcCTAACGTTGTTCGAAGGAAATGGAGACCCCCAACGAAGAGAAAGGTTCCACCTTTGGAGAAGGTCGcaaccaagaaaaagaagaaacag acttgcagaaaaatatttgatggCGAACAAGTTGGAGTTGCTGAGGTCTCGGCCCCCCAAGTTGGTGCTAATGTTGAAGATGTTGTTGTTAAAACCCAATATAGTACTGTCACACAACAAACACCATCGGACAATTATGAGAATTTGTGA
- the LOC108996048 gene encoding glutathione gamma-glutamylcysteinyltransferase 1-like isoform X2, with protein MENGFYKRPLPSPPAIDFHSSQGKKLFIEAIQSGTMEGFYRLISFFQTQSEPAYCGLASLSMVLNALAIDPGRKWKGPWRWFDESMLDCCEPLEKVKAIGISFGKLVCLAHCAGAKVEAFRTNQSTLEDFRKHVMRCSVSDNCHVISSYDRSALKQTGSGHFSPIGGYHVGRDMALVLDVARFKYPPHWVPLSLLWEAMGYVDKSTGQQRGFMLISRPHREPGLLYTLSCKNESWVGIAKYLMDDVPVLLKSADVKDIEKVLSLIVTSLPSNFGEFIKWIAEVRRREDGDQRLSPEEKARVTVKEEVLKQVQETGLFKHVSAFLSSANSCCRNLPLLSHQDNFPDIAASVCCQGAEILAGISSASGEYCCRETCINCLKANGDNLVTVVSGTVVNGKSEHGVDVLFPSSQMKPGCCCSASSNYIGIHPASNDVLTALLLALPPETWSGIKNENVLLEISSLVLTENLPTLLQEEVLHLRRQLHLLKRCQENKVDVDLGAPMS; from the exons atggaaaatgggTTTTACAAACGTCCTCTTCCTTCGCCTCCTGCCATTGATTTTCATTCTTCTCAAGGCAAG AAGCTTTTCATTGAGGCCATTCAAAGTGGGACAATGGAAGGCTTTTATAggttgatttctttttttcagaCACAATCAGAGCCCGCATATTGTGGATTGGCCAGCCTGTCCATGGTCTTGAATGCACTCGCTATAGATCCTGGAAGAAAATGGAAGG GACCTTGGAGATGGTTTGATGAATCCATGCTAGACTGTTGTGAACCTTTAGAAAAGGTCAAAGCTATAGGCATCTCATTTGGGAAGCTCGTATGTTTAGCTCATTGTGCTGGAGCAAAAGTTGAAGCCTTTCGCACAAACCAAAGTACCCTTGAAGACTTCCGTAAACATGTAATGAGATGTTCCGTTTCTGATAATTGTCATGTGATCTCATCATATGATAGATCAGCTCTGAAGCAA ACAGGAAGTGGTCATTTTTCGCCTATTGGTGGTTACCATGTTGGAAGGGACATGGCACTAGTATTGGATGTTGCACGCTTTAAATATCCTCCTCATTGGGTTCCTCTCTCACTTCTTTGGGAAGCGATGGGTTATGTTGACAAATCAACAGGACAACAGAGAGG GTTCATGCTTATATCAAGGCCTCACAGGGAGCCGGGATTACTTTATACCCTG AGCTGTAAAAATGAGAGTTGGGTCGGTATTGCAAAATACCTCATGGATGATGTTCCTGTTCTCTTAAAGTCGGCAGATGTGAAAGATATTGAAAAAGTTCTTTCTCTTATTGTCACATCACTTCCATCAAATTTTGGAGAGTTCATCAAGTGGATTGCAGAGGTTCGAAGACGAGAGGACGGTGATCAAAGATTAAGCCCAGAGGAGAAAGCAAGGGTTACTGTCAAG GAAGAGGTATTGAAACAGGTGCAGGAGACTGGCCTCTTTAAACACGTGTCAGCATTTTTATCCTCAGCAAATTCATGCTGCAGGAACTTACCGCTTTTGAGTCATCAAGACAATTTTCCTGACATAGCTGCAAGTGTTTGTTGCCAAGGGGCAGAAATTTTGGCTGGGATATCCAGTGCCTCAGGTGAGTATTGCTGTCGAGAAACATGCATAAATTGCCTGAAGGCTAATGGTGACAACCTTGTTACGGTAGTTTCTGGGACAGTAGTTAATGGAAAGAGTGAGCATGGGGTTGATGTGCTGTTTCCTTCATCCCAAATGAAACCCGGTTGCTGTTGCTCTGCCTCAAGCAATTACATTGGAATCCACCCAGCTAGCAATGATGTTCTAACGGCACTTTTACTGGCGTTGCCTCCAGAAACATGGTCTGGtataaaaaatgagaatgttTTATTGGAAATATCCAGCCTCGTCTTGACTGAAAATCTTCCCACCTTGCTTCAAGAAGAG GTTTTGCATTTAAGACGCCAACTCCACCTTCTCAAGAGATGCCAAGAGAACAAGGTGGATGTGGATCTCGGTGCACCTATGTCATAG
- the LOC108996048 gene encoding glutathione gamma-glutamylcysteinyltransferase 1-like isoform X1 produces MAMAGLYRRVLPSPPAIDFASHEGKKLFIEAIQSGTMEGFYRLISFFQTQSEPAYCGLASLSMVLNALAIDPGRKWKGPWRWFDESMLDCCEPLEKVKAIGISFGKLVCLAHCAGAKVEAFRTNQSTLEDFRKHVMRCSVSDNCHVISSYDRSALKQTGSGHFSPIGGYHVGRDMALVLDVARFKYPPHWVPLSLLWEAMGYVDKSTGQQRGFMLISRPHREPGLLYTLSCKNESWVGIAKYLMDDVPVLLKSADVKDIEKVLSLIVTSLPSNFGEFIKWIAEVRRREDGDQRLSPEEKARVTVKEEVLKQVQETGLFKHVSAFLSSANSCCRNLPLLSHQDNFPDIAASVCCQGAEILAGISSASGEYCCRETCINCLKANGDNLVTVVSGTVVNGKSEHGVDVLFPSSQMKPGCCCSASSNYIGIHPASNDVLTALLLALPPETWSGIKNENVLLEISSLVLTENLPTLLQEEVLHLRRQLHLLKRCQENKVDVDLGAPMS; encoded by the exons ATGGCTATGGCCGGGCTGTACCGGCGAGTACTCCCGTCTCCTCCCGCAATCGATTTCGCTTCCCATGAAGGCAAG AAGCTTTTCATTGAGGCCATTCAAAGTGGGACAATGGAAGGCTTTTATAggttgatttctttttttcagaCACAATCAGAGCCCGCATATTGTGGATTGGCCAGCCTGTCCATGGTCTTGAATGCACTCGCTATAGATCCTGGAAGAAAATGGAAGG GACCTTGGAGATGGTTTGATGAATCCATGCTAGACTGTTGTGAACCTTTAGAAAAGGTCAAAGCTATAGGCATCTCATTTGGGAAGCTCGTATGTTTAGCTCATTGTGCTGGAGCAAAAGTTGAAGCCTTTCGCACAAACCAAAGTACCCTTGAAGACTTCCGTAAACATGTAATGAGATGTTCCGTTTCTGATAATTGTCATGTGATCTCATCATATGATAGATCAGCTCTGAAGCAA ACAGGAAGTGGTCATTTTTCGCCTATTGGTGGTTACCATGTTGGAAGGGACATGGCACTAGTATTGGATGTTGCACGCTTTAAATATCCTCCTCATTGGGTTCCTCTCTCACTTCTTTGGGAAGCGATGGGTTATGTTGACAAATCAACAGGACAACAGAGAGG GTTCATGCTTATATCAAGGCCTCACAGGGAGCCGGGATTACTTTATACCCTG AGCTGTAAAAATGAGAGTTGGGTCGGTATTGCAAAATACCTCATGGATGATGTTCCTGTTCTCTTAAAGTCGGCAGATGTGAAAGATATTGAAAAAGTTCTTTCTCTTATTGTCACATCACTTCCATCAAATTTTGGAGAGTTCATCAAGTGGATTGCAGAGGTTCGAAGACGAGAGGACGGTGATCAAAGATTAAGCCCAGAGGAGAAAGCAAGGGTTACTGTCAAG GAAGAGGTATTGAAACAGGTGCAGGAGACTGGCCTCTTTAAACACGTGTCAGCATTTTTATCCTCAGCAAATTCATGCTGCAGGAACTTACCGCTTTTGAGTCATCAAGACAATTTTCCTGACATAGCTGCAAGTGTTTGTTGCCAAGGGGCAGAAATTTTGGCTGGGATATCCAGTGCCTCAGGTGAGTATTGCTGTCGAGAAACATGCATAAATTGCCTGAAGGCTAATGGTGACAACCTTGTTACGGTAGTTTCTGGGACAGTAGTTAATGGAAAGAGTGAGCATGGGGTTGATGTGCTGTTTCCTTCATCCCAAATGAAACCCGGTTGCTGTTGCTCTGCCTCAAGCAATTACATTGGAATCCACCCAGCTAGCAATGATGTTCTAACGGCACTTTTACTGGCGTTGCCTCCAGAAACATGGTCTGGtataaaaaatgagaatgttTTATTGGAAATATCCAGCCTCGTCTTGACTGAAAATCTTCCCACCTTGCTTCAAGAAGAG GTTTTGCATTTAAGACGCCAACTCCACCTTCTCAAGAGATGCCAAGAGAACAAGGTGGATGTGGATCTCGGTGCACCTATGTCATAG